One genomic segment of Komagataella phaffii GS115 chromosome 4, complete sequence includes these proteins:
- a CDS encoding Mitochondrial inner membrane ATP-binding cassette (ABC) transporter, whose translation MRTRLSCNGLPSFSSIMRTPIRLPPSFKFRPAISFRYQSVFHSGFRNASAITYKSALKPVYQPQLRFSSHKASKPDRKLPQLSQLKIIKDLMAYLWPKDNLAAKVRVVIALSLLVAAKLLNVQVPFFFKSIVDNMNIDWEQNVGTVTSVIGALIIAYGGARFGAVLFGELRNAIFARVAQSAIMKVAHNTFVHLLHMDLNFHLTRQTGGLTRAIDRGTKGIAYVLSAMVFHIIPITFEISVVCGILTYNYGMSFAAVTLATMIAYSIFTIRTTTWRTGFRRQANNADNQAASVALDSLINFESIKYFNNESFQSMKYDAALTKYKDAQIKIATSLAYLNSGQNLIFTSSLTAMMFMGCVGVSQGYLTVGDLVLINQLVFQLSVPLNFLGSVYRELKQSLLDMESLFKLQKEEVEIKSLPGAPDLLVKGGEIRFENVSFGYHPDRPILKNCSFTIPAGHKVAIVGPSGSGKSTILRLVFRFYDVTEGKIYIDGQNIKEVNVESLRKHIGVVPQDTPLFNDTIWENVRFGRLSATDDEVRNVISQVKLDKLIQDLPNGSNTIVGERGMMISGGEKQRLAISRLLLKNSKITFFDEATSALDTHTEQALLKTIKEVFKQNSNTNVSIAHRLRTIADADKIIVLKEGHVIEEGTHQELLQQPGSLYSELWTIQEHMFEEEKEVEATSEKVDQ comes from the coding sequence ATGAGAACAAGGTTGTCCTGCAATGGTTTGCCATCGTTCTCGTCTATAATGAGGACACCCATTAGGTTACCGCCTTCCTTTAAGTTTCGACCCGCTATTTCTTTTAGGTATCAATCGGTATTTCACTCAGGATTTAGAAATGCCAGTGCAATCACATACAAGTCTGCCTTGAAACCAGTTTATCAACCTCAACTACGGTTCAGCAGTCACAAGGCTTCCAAGCCGGATAGGAAACTTCCGCAGCTTTCGCAATTGAAAATTATCAAGGATTTAATGGCCTACTTGTGGCCCAAGGATAACCTTGCTGCCAAAGTTCGTGTTGTTATTGCATTGTCATTGTTGGTAGCTGCTAAGCTACTCAATGTTCAGGttccttttttcttcaaatcaattGTGGATAATATGAATATCGATTGGGAACAAAACGTAGGAACGGTGACTTCAGTTATTGGAGCACTGATCATTGCTTATGGTGGTGCCCGATTTGGCGCTGTGCTCTTTGGTGAACTTCGAAACGCAATATTTGCTAGAGTTGCTCAGAGCGCCATTATGAAAGTGGCTCATAATACTTTTGTACATTTGTTGCATATGGATCTGAATTTCCATCTTACTCGCCAAACTGGTGGGTTGACTCGTGCCATTGACCGTGGTACAAAAGGTATCGCTTACGTGCTAAGTGCCATGGTATTCCATATTATCCCTAtaacttttgaaatttcgGTTGTTTGTGGTATTCTAACTTACAATTATGGAATGTCTTTTGCAGCTGTAACCCTAGCTACCATGATTGCGTATTCTATATTCACAATCCGAACAACAACTTGGAGAACCGGTTTTAGGAGACAGGCGAACAATGCTGACAATCAAGCTGCATCAGTGGCTCTTGATTCTCTGATCAATTTTGAATCGATCAAGTATTTCAACAATGAGTCGTTTCAGTCAATGAAATATGATGCAGCTTTGACAAAATACAAGGATGCTCAAATTAAGATAGCGACGTCCTTGGCATACTTGAACTCGGGCCAAAATCTTATCTTTACCTCTTCTTTGACAGCTATGATGTTTATGGGATGTGTGGGAGTATCCCAGGGATATTTGACTGTAGGTGACCTGGTCCTTATCAATCAATTAGTATTTCAACTTTCCGTTCCGTTGAACTTTCTGGGCTCTGTCTACAGGGAGTTGAAACAGTCTTTGCTAGACATGGAGTCTCTTTTCAAGCTACAAAAGGAGGAGGTTGAGATTAAATCTCTTCCTGGTGCCCCAGACTTGCTTGTGAAAGGTGGAGAAATCCGATTTGAGAATGTTTCTTTCGGATACCACCCTGACAGGccaatcttgaagaactgTTCGTTTACTATTCCTGCTGGTCACAAGGTAGCCATTGTGGGTCCTTCAGGATCAGGAAAATCCACTATATTGAGGCTGGTATTCCGATTTTATGACGTCACTGAGGGAAAAATTTACATAGATGGACAGAACATCAAAGAAGTGAACGTGGAAAGCTTACGAAAACATATCGGGGTTGTTCCTCAAGACACTCCATTATTCAATGATACGATCTGGGAGAATGTTCGATTTGGAAGGTTGTCGGCTACAGACGATGAGGTGAGAAATGTCATCAGCCAGGTCAAATTGGACAAGTTGATCCAAGATCTACCCAACGGTTCGAACACTATAGTGGGTGAAAGGGGTATGATGATTTCGGGTGGTGAAAAGCAAAGACTTGCCATTTCAAGACtgttattgaaaaattctaAGATAACTTTTTTCGATGAAGCAACATCAGCCTTGGATACTCATACTGAACAGGCCCTATTGAAGACAATAAAAGAAGTGTTTAAACAAAACTCTAACACTAATGTTTCAATTGCTCATCGTCTGAGAACAATTGCTGATGCTGACAAGATTATTGTGTTGAAAGAGGGCCATGTAATCGAAGAAGGAACCCATCAAGAGTTACTACAACAACCAGGGTCTCTCTACAGTGAGCTATGGACTATCCAAGAGCACATGtttgaggaagaaaaagaagttgaagCTACGTCTGAAAAAGTGGATCAGTAG
- a CDS encoding Putative dephospho-CoA kinase (DPCK) that catalyzes the final step in Coenzyme A biosynthesis, translated as MLVLGLTGGIASGKSTLSQHLANDKDISIVDADKIAREIVYPGKPAYKKIVQYFGPKIPNLVSKDGSLDRHNLGNYVFQNKAELGVLNGITHPQVRWEMFKEMIWAYLSFKRIVLLDVPLLFEAKMGNICGSIIVVTSDHDLKMERLRARNPELSLEECESRINAQMSDEEKSALADVTIANNGTKEEFGNKIDIVISTLKPSKWWTMLSLFPLIGGLSAIYYLLQRRRHMNQIKNKAKET; from the coding sequence ATGCTAGTATTGGGGCTTACAGGAGGTATTGCCTCTGGAAAGAGCACATTGAGCCAACATCTGGCAAATGACAAAGACATATCGATAGTTGACGCCGACAAGATTGCCAGGGAAATAGTATACCCTGGTAAACCTGCTTACAAGAAGATCGTCCAATACTTTGGCCCCAAGATTCCCAATCTGGTCTCAAAAGATGGTTCCCTAGATAGACACAATCTCGGAAACTATGTGTTTCAGAACAAGGCTGAATTGGGTGTATTAAATGGTATCACTCACCCACAAGTTAGATGGGAGATGTTCAAGGAAATGATTTGGGCTTATCTCTCGTTCAAAAGAATCGTACTTCTGGACGTTCCGCTATTGTTTGAAGCCAAGATGGGCAATATCTGTGGTTCAATTATCGTGGTAACATCTGATCACgatttgaaaatggaaCGGCTAAGAGCGAGAAACCCAGAACTGTCTCTAGAAGAATGTGAATCTCGTATCAACGCCCAGATGTCAGATGAGGAGAAGTCCGCATTGGCTGATGTCACAATAGCCAACAATGGCACGAAGgaagaatttggaaacaaGATCGATATAGTAATTTCTACGTTGAAACCATCTAAATGGTGGACAATGCTGTCTCTTTTTCCGTTAATAGGAGGGCTGAGTGCCATATACTACCTACTTCAAAGGCGAAGACACATGaaccaaatcaaaaataaaGCCAAAGAGACGTGA
- a CDS encoding Member of the Sir2 family of NAD(+)-dependent protein deacetylases, translated as MGKTAEHESIAVGMKRERQDSVLISDSETYLPPTPQSIRKKFPETLPASTESTPTRRKRLKRVPLKYRPEKNTILEVHDVTQTLSDEPEKVGFLYHALINSQRIIVVNGAGVSVASGIPDFRSSKGIFSKYGGSSGKDLFDINLFRSSDKIQQFTSMIRDLSSLVERSKPSKFHHFINELAKTSNLLRVYTQNIDCLELQCPYLETKSPLPSKAPFPNVIQLHGNIKQVSCTKCHINYPLGPNFSAKMSCPECIELDNVRELVGKRTLGHGILKPKIILYNEHHPDGEAIGAISEMDLKSRPDCLIVAGTSLKIPGVKRMVKEFAKAVKSCKGCVIWLNKEPPPTSIINYIENMDLIVVADCDSIPDLVSGYKDKYIYKRVKTSTPQIKIDMLNTCKI; from the coding sequence ATGGGCAAGACTGCTGAACATGAGTCAATTGCCGTTGGTATGAAGAGGGAAAGACAGGATTCAGTGTTGATTTCTGATTCAGAGACGTAtcttcctccaactccTCAGAGTATTAGGAAAAAGTTTCCTGAAACATTACCTGCAAGTACAGAGAGCACACCAACCAGAAGAAAACGGCTGAAAAGGGTGCCATTGAAATACAGACCAGAGAAAAATACAATCCTAGAAGTTCACGACGTCACCCAGACGCTCTCAGATGAACCAGAGAAAGTAGGGTTCCTATATCATGCATTGATCAATTCTCAACGGATCATTGTAGTCAATGGAGCTGGTGTATCAGTTGCTTCAGGAATTCCAGACTTTCGATCTTCCAAGGGAATATTTAGCAAATACGGCGGATCCTCGGGAAAGGATCTTTTCGACATAAACTTATTTCGATCTTCTGATAAGATTCAACAATTTACCAGCATGATTAGGGATCTGTCAAGTTTGGTTGAACGAAGCAAACCCAGTAAATTTCACCATTTCATTAACGAACTAGCAAAAACATCAAACCTATTAAGAGTATACACTCAAAACATTGACTGTTTGGAATTGCAATGTCCCTATCTGGAGACCAAGTCTCCTTTGCCTAGTAAGGCTCCATTCCCCAATGTTATTCAACTACATGGGAACATAAAACAGGTTTCATGCACTAAATGTCACATTAATTATCCCCTGGGACCAAATTTCTCTGCAAAAATGTCCTGCCCTGAATGCATAGAACTGGACAATGTGAGAGAACTAGTTGGTAAACGGACGTTAGGACACGGAATTCTCAAACCAAAGATTATTCTCTACAACGAACATCATCCTGATGGAGAAGCTATCGGAGCCATTAGCGAAATGGACTTGAAATCAAGACCTGACTGCCTGATAGTAGCAGGCACATCATTGAAAATCCCTGGAGTCAAAAGAATGGTAAAGGAGTTTGCGAAAGCGGTGAAAAGCTGTAAAGGTTGTGTGATTTGGCTCAATAAGGAGCCACCTCCAACCTCGATCATTAACTACATCGAGAATATGGACCTCATAGTCGTTGCAGATTGTGATTCCATTCCTGATTTGGTTTCAGGCTACAAAGACAAATACATCTACAAAAGAGTAAAGACCTCTACTCCTCAAATTAAGATTGACATGCTGAACACATGTAAAATATAG
- a CDS encoding Phosphatidylinositol 3-kinase responsible for the synthesis of phosphatidylinositol 3-phosphate, whose translation MEKENNSVSFCLSKDLKIPFQIKILSFEGYKATNEEYRHNHEIFLTIQLVADNKLLLPSITKIVKYSHSVHHYLFKEKRNDSRSLWIKFPIHYSQLPLTCKLRFILFDYHGQTGERIVVGFTELNIFNIENDDEFEYSCALKRGSQKIPVKLSSENGEVTEASHTKHGLDDVNLQRKIKNFEINGKQNQSLSWLNELSNKKISQLNKLYSQKNCYLHVEFKTFDIPVVYSDVKYSLINIPTITDKIGSAINENDLLSNNIESALQTPDRNVFDPEQYRDSRNDDPIELKFRKLERTHQSSFTNKDIKPTLKMRENIINVLRKQFFEKLTLQEKNLIWKYRFFVLNNLILNKNYTSSQFNNFTVNFMKAINWDDDFEVKEFLTLIDKVPESTNSDEQELTSQMDHRFVFITQLEIVDCLELLRGNYQNPIVRNMAIDRLRLAPDKDLEFYLVQLVQCLRYETGNYDYEEMLDSSFSDDIVSSKYTFVDDDPIFRLLTDFRYLKQKHKKLPDLNSPLARFLIQRSIENERLTNFFYWCLKVETDGELLQDVKQPVNPSGSYEEFIEEDTRSPDAGSPSTITINKKSSNIFKITLTHFIVEMSTHENGKMKVKSLKEQVLVMKAIQNISLRIRNEFKKETTPAKIEILKSLLSEKRQGKWSLSSFPPIHLPLNPAIEVSGTIPEQSSVFRSSLSPLKITFKTIDNSSYPVMYKIGDDLRQDQFVIQLITLMERILQNENLDMKLTPYKILSMGAMEGLMEFIPNEALSSILKNNGSVLSFLKQNNPDPNSSLGVRAEVMDNYVRSCAGYCVITYLLGVGDRHLDNLLLSKDGHFFHVDFGYILGEDPKPFPPLMKLPIQVIEGMGGLNDENYKLFCNYCFITYITLRKNSSLILNLVQLMIDSSIPLLRTKNSDEQEKTEIILKIQEKFMLELNDEDAVLHFQNLINDSVNAFLPVVIDRLHNLAQYWRA comes from the coding sequence ATGGAGAAAGAGAACAACTCGGTGAGCTTCTGTCTCTCCAAAGATCTCAAGATACCCTTCCAAATCAAGATCTTATCATTTGAAGGCTATAAAGCAACCAATGAAGAATATCGTCATAACCACGAAATCTTCCTTACAATTCAGCTAGTAGCTGATAACAAACTACTATTACCATCAATTACCAAGATAGTAAAATACTCCCACTCTGTCCATCATTATTTATTCAAGGAAAAACGAAATGACTCTAGAAGTCTCTGGATAAAATTCCCCATTCATTACAGTCAATTGCCTTTAACATGTAAACTTCGCTTTATCCTGTTTGATTACCATGGGCAAACAGGAGAGAGAATTGTTGTTGGATTTACAGAAttgaacattttcaatattgaaaatgatgaCGAATTTGAGTATAGCTGTGCCCTGAAAAGAGGAAGTCAAAAGATTCCTGTAAAGCTATCTTCAGAGAACGGAGAGGTCACCGAGGCTAGCCACACCAAGCATGGACTAGACGATGTTAATTTGCAgagaaaaatcaagaatTTCGAAATAAACGGTAAGCAAAACCAGTCTCTAAGTTGGCTGAATGAATTGAGCAACAAGAAAATTAGTCAGCTAAACAAGTTATACAGCCAAAAAAATTGTTATCTGCATGTTGAATTCAAGACATTTGACATTCCAGTTGTTTATTCCGATGTAAAATATTCCTTGATTAATATCCCGACGATAACTGACAAAATTGGAAGTGCAATCAATGAAAACGAccttctttccaacaatATCGAATCTGCACTTCAGACACCTGACAGGAATGTTTTTGATCCTGAACAGTACAGAGATAGTCGAAACGACGATCCGATAGAGTTAAAGTTCCGAAAACTAGAACGAACCCATCAAAGCTCATTTACAAATAAAGACATCAAgccaactttgaaaatgcGGGAGAATATTATAAATGTACTACGCAAACAATTTTTCGAAAAGTTGAcccttcaagaaaagaatcTGATATGGAAATATCGATTCTTTGTACTGAACAATTTAATACTTAACAAAAACTACACATCTTCACagttcaacaacttcaCAGTAAACTTCATGAAGGCTATCAATTGGGATGACGATTTTGAGGTGAAAGAGTTCCTTACACTGATCGACAAAGTACCAGAATCAACAAACAGTGACGAACAAGAATTAACTAGTCAAATGGATCATAGATTTGTATTTATCACACAGCTTGAGATCGTGGATTGTCTGGAACTCTTGCGAGGCAATTATCAGAACCCAATAGTCAGGAATATGGCTATAGACAGGTTGAGATTGGCCCCTGATAAAGACCTTGAATTTTATTTGGTACAACTGGTTCAATGTCTTCGTTATGAAACTGGAAACTATGATTATGAAGAAATGCTGGACTCTTCATTTTCCGACGACATTGTTTCTAGCAAATACACGTTTGTGGATGATGATCCGATCTTCCGTCTGCTAACAGATTTCAGATATCTAAAACAAAAACATAAAAAACTGCCTGATCTCAACTCTCCACTGGCCAGATTTCTGATTCAAAGGTCTATTGAGAACGAGAGGTTGACTAACTTCTTCTATTGGTGTCTGAAAGTGGAAACTGACGGTGAATTATTGCAAGATGTCAAACAACCTGTTAATCCTTCAGGTAGCTATGAAGAGTTCATCGAAGAAGATACTAGGTCACCGGACGCTGGAAGTCCTTCGACTATTACCATTAATAAGAAGTCTTCGAACATCTTTAAGATTACGCTAACTCACTTTATTGTGGAAATGTCAACACATGAAAATGGGAAAATGAAGGTAAAATCGTTGAAAGAACAGGTCCTAGTAATGAAGGCAATTCAGAATATCTCTCTTCGAATCAGGAACGAATTTAAGAAGGAAACAACTCCGGCCAAAATTGAGATTCTAAAGTCCCTATTATCTGAAAAAAGGCAAGGTAAATGGTCTTTATCATCCTTTCCACCCATTCATCTTCCATTAAACCCAGCGATCGAAGTATCCGGAACAATCCCTGAACAATCATCAGTCTTCCGAAGTTCATTATCTCCTTTAAAAATTACGTTCAAAACTATAGATAACTCCTCATATCCAGTGATGTACAAAATTGGTGACGATCTACGTCAGGATCAGTTTGTTATTCAATTGATCACATTAATGGAAAGAATccttcaaaatgaaaaccTTGATATGAAATTGACTCCATATAAGATTTTGTCTATGGGTGCAATGGAAGGTCTTATGGAGTTTATTCCCAATGAAGCCCTGTCATCCATTCTCAAGAATAACGGCTCTGTCttgtcatttttgaaacaaaataaTCCTGATCCAAATTCAAGCCTAGGGGTGCGGGCTGAAGTAATGGACAATTATGTCCGTTCCTGCGCAGGCTACTGTGTCATTACTTATCTCCTGGGAGTGGGAGATCGTCACTTGGATAATTTATTGTTGTCCAAGGACGGGCACTTCTTCCACGTGGATTTTGGATACATCTTAGGAGAAGATCCTAAACCGTTCCCTCCATTAATGAAACTGCCTATTCAGGTCATCGAAGGTATGGGGGGCCtgaatgatgaaaattATAAGTTATTCTGCAATTATTGTTTCATCACCTATATTACACTAAGAAAGAACTCAAGTCTAATTTTGAATCTAGTGCAATTGATGATAGACTCAAGTATCCCCTTGCTCAGAACGAAAAACTCTGATGAGCAGGAAAAAACCGAAATCATTCTCAAAATTCAGGAAAAATTCATGCTAGAACTTAACGACGAAGATGCAGTGTTacatttccaaaacttaATCAATGACAGCGTGAATGCATTCTTGCCCGTGGTTATTGACcgattacataatcttGCACAATACTGGAGGGCCTAA
- a CDS encoding Essential protein involved in transcription regulation, producing the protein MVQISEVKESGSRESRTAAHTHINGLGLDEYGAAKKVDGGFVGQAEAREACGVIVDLIKYRKMSGKAILLAGGPGTGKTALALAVSQELGPKVPFCPIVGSELFSAEVKKTEALMENFRRAIGLRIKEIKEVYEGEVTELTPEESENPLGGYGKTISHVIVGLKSAKGTKQLRLDPSIYEAIQKERVSVGDVIYIEANTGGIKRVGRSDAYATEFDLEAEEYVPLPKGDVHKKKEIVQDVTLHDLDMANAKPQGGQDVLSMMGQLLKPRKTEITDKLRQEVNKVVSKYISQGIAELVPGVLFIDEVNMLDIECFTYLNRALESKIAPIVILASNRGKTTVRGTDDVKAPHGIPPDLVDRLLIVRTLPYNKEEIQTIIFKRAKIEGLNINEQALDRVATIGSEKSLRYGLQLLTPAGILATTSGRTEILPEDIDECLDLFLDGKRSTKILEQSESYL; encoded by the coding sequence ATGGTTCAAATATCCGAGGTCAAAGAGTCGGGAAGCAGAGAGTCCAGAACTGCCGCGCATACCCACATTAACGGTCTAGGGTTGGACGAATACGGAGCTGCCAAGAAAGTTGATGGTGGTTTTGTAGGCCAAGCTGAAGCTAGAGAAGCTTGTGGTGTTATTGTGGACCTTATCAAGTACCGCAAGATGAGCGGAAAGGCTATTCTACTTGCAGGTGGCCCCGGTACTGGTAAGACAGCTTTGGCATTAGCCGTCTCACAGGAACTAGGCCCTAAGGTTCCATTCTGCCCTATTGTAGGAAGTGAACTTTTCTCAGCGGAAGTGAAAAAGACAGAAGCATTGATGGAGAACTTCAGACGAGCCATTGGTTTGAGAATCAAAGAGATTAAAGAAGTATATGAGGGCGAAGTCACGGAATTAACGCCCGAAGAAAGTGAAAATCCACTAGGAGGTTACGGTAAGACGATCTCCCATGTCATCGTGGGTCTTAAGAGTGCAAAGGGAACCAAGCAGCTTAGATTGGATCCAAGTATCTACGAAGCTATTCAAAAGGAACGTGTGTCTGTAGGAGATGTCATTTATATTGAGGCTAATACTGGTGGTATCAAAAGAGTTGGACGTTCGGATGCTTACGCTACCGAGTTTGACTTGGAAGCTGAAGAATACGTACCACTACCCAAGGGCGACGTTcacaagaaaaaagagatcGTACAAGATGTCACCTTACACGATTTGGACATGGCCAATGCCAAACCCCAGGGTGGACAAGATGTACTCTCTATGATGGGCCAACTACTGAAGCCCCGTAAGACAGAGATCACTGATAAACTACGTCAAGAAGTCAACAAAGTTGTTTCCAAATACATTAGTCAAGGTATTGCCGAACTGGTTCCAGGTGTGTTattcattgatgaagtgaACATGTTAGATATTGAATGCTTCACTTATTTGAATCGTGCCTTGGAAAGTAAGATAGCTCCCATAGTGATTCTAGCTTCCAACAGAGGAAAGACCACTGTGCGAGGCACCGACGACGTCAAGGCACCTCATGGGATTCCACCAGACCTTGTTGACAGATTATTGATTGTACGAACTTTACCTTACAACAAAGAGGAAATACAAACTATTATATTCAAAAGGGCCAAGATAGAGGGATTGAATATCAATGAGCAGGCTCTGGATCGTGTTGCTACTATCGGAAGCGAAAAGTCTCTGCGTTACGGCTTACAGTTATTGACACCAGCTGGAATCTTAGCCACCACTTCAGGACGTACTGAAATCCTTCCtgaagatattgatgaGTGTCTAGACTTATTTCTAGATGGGAAGAGATCTACCAAGATATTGGAGCAAAGTGAGTCTTATTTGTAG
- a CDS encoding Ribosomal protein lysine methyltransferase has product MLVDKYAQLMTWLQSSNKTFISEKLWIVDDSSTGKSIYTVQSLKTNEHLVTIPREFMLNFITILLHIEKISNKTFDIPNEYRIANIPSPSPEDSDYNLIYQQFKGDELMDLSSYQLISMFLVIESHKKNSFWKPFIEVLALLSDFAYAPLIWLVENTNEIFFRKLPPPTQAHALAQLERFNLDYSVIINLLSTKYINIEVERLISKREFLRMWMCCNSRCLYMELPSFLNKSKEDNFTMVPYVDFLNHSSEDGCTVKINSFGFQVTSGLNYPENSQLYFKYGAHSNEFLLCEYGFMFERGMNSWNYIDINEQVIALMEPHHVEFLKDQGYYNDYTVSLSDVSFRVQVALAVIQETPEGLSSKRITNFINGLTQGTSFEAKSKQMLKEILSGIVEECQQVFNTNLQQFSNDEKYSRIITRLYEDRFDIAKTHLDLLEG; this is encoded by the coding sequence ATGCTAGTGGATAAATATGCCCAGCTAATGACATGGCTTCAGAGCAGCAATAAAACGTTTATTTCCGAAAAGTTATGGATTGTCGACGACTCAAGCACAGGAAAGTCCATATATACAGTACAATCACTCAAGACGAATGAGCACCTGGTTACCATACCCAGAGAGTTTATGCTCAACTTTATCACAATACTGTTACACATAGAAAAGATCAGCAATAAAACTTTTGACATCCCTAACGAGTACCGGATTGCAAATATTCCATCTCCATCCCCCGAAGATAGCGATTACAATCTTATCTATCAGCAATTCAAAGGTGACGAATTGATGGATTTATCATCGTACCAATTGATCTCCATGTTTCTGGTCATAGAAAGTCACAAGAAGAATTCCTTTTGGAAGCCTTTTATAGAGGTGTTAGCACTGTTGAGTGACTTTGCATATGCTCCCTTAATATGGTTGGTGGAAAATACCAAtgaaatctttttcagaaaacTACCACCTCCCACCCAAGCTCATGCTTTGGCCCAACTAGAGAGATTCAATTTGGACTATTCAGTCATCATTAACCTACTTTCAACGAAATACATTAACATAGAAGTCGAACgattgatatcaaagagAGAATTCCTGCGCATGTGGATGTGTTGCAATTCTAGATGCCTATATATGGAACTTCCGTCGTTCCTAAACaagtccaaagaagataaCTTCACCATGGTTCCCTATGtggactttttgaaccacTCCAGCGAGGATGGCTGTACTGTGAAAATTAATAGTTTCGGATTTCAGGTTACTTCTGGTCTGAACTATCCTGAGAATTCCCAACTCTACTTCAAATATGGTGCTCATTCCAATGAGTTCCTGCTTTGTGAATATGGATTCATGTTTGAAAGGGGTATGAATAGCTGGAACTATATCGATATCAACGAACAAGTCATTGCTTTGATGGAGCCTCATCACGTGGAATTCCTTAAGGATCAAGGGTACTACAACGATTATACCGTCTCATTATCTGATGTGTCTTTTAGGGTGCAGGTAGCTCTTGCGGTAATCCAAGAAACCCCAGAGGGGCTCTCTTCAAAGAGGATCACTAACTTCATAAACGGACTCACTCAAGGTACTTCTTTTGAAGCCAAATCCAAACAAAtgctcaaagaaattcTCTCTGGTATAGTTGAGGAGTGCCAGCAAGTGTTTAATACTAACCTGCAACAGTTTTctaatgatgaaaaatactCTAGAATTATCACACGATTATACGAGGACCGATTTGATATCGCAAAAACCCATTTGGACCTATTAGAGGGGTAA